The genomic segment TTGTTTGTTAGAGAGTAACAAAGCTGTAATTGTTTTATACGTTCTGTACAACACTAAGCTTGAAGGAccattcagtcctgaagaaggggtttggcctgaaacgccaactgtttattcgATTCCATtaatgctgctgagttccttctgccTTTTGTGCGTGCAAAACAAAGTTTGTGTTGATTCtcacattatttttttttctcaccaTAAAAGACAATTTTCTCCTGATACTGGCTTCATGAAAAAGCCTAGTTAGTGTTAACTACACAAGTTATTCTCCAATTGTACACAAAGCAAAGTTCTGTTGGGGCTTCTCTCTCCTCTTCCAGTTTCATTTGTACAGATTTTGCCTTGTGGGAAGAGAAAAAACATTGATGCTTCAGTTCACACTGTGCGTAGTCTGCATTAGAGTCCCCAAACAAGTTTTGTTTAAGTGACTTTTCTATTTGATGAAGATGAAGGAACTTTCAGCATTCTGGCCACTCTATTTCCACCTTCTGATTTACAATCCTCAGACATGCACTGGTGTGATGAGAATAACTAAAGCTGTGCAAAAACAACTTGGCGCCCCTTTATTGCAGTGGAAAGAATCTTCCAAATTAATGCCTGGCAGGTAATTTTGCTCAGCCGATGAAACCTCTTTGGATAGAGTGGTTATATTACATCAAATCGCTGTTAGTTGCTTAGCTCACCAAATTCACTGAAGGGTGAAGGAGATTTGGACTCTCCATCACTATTGCCTTCTCTCCTTGGCATAGGGCATGGAAGCTTATGGAACTCTGCAGCCCTTGAAGGCAAGGCTTTCTCCTTAACCTTTGATGGATTTAGTAACTCTTGAAGGTGCTTGATATAGCTGATAGCAGCTCTTAAGGTCTCTACTTTGCTCAGTCTTTTGTCTGCAAAATCCTCAGGGAGGTGCTCTCTGAGGCGTGCATACCCTTCATTGACGTAGCGTACCCTCTGCCTTTCCCTTTCATTGCGTTTCCTGATAAAGGCTGGTTCGAAAGAATAATCATTGATCCCCAAATGGCTGTGTACAGGTAGGTAAGGCAGTCTGCTGGCATAGGCTTCGTGGAGTGTGCCTTCAAAGTATGCAGTGTCAACAGGAAAGGCTAGTGGTAACCCCTCTGAAAAAGGCACCCCAAAGTAGTCATGTACCCTGGCCAAGGACATGCCGATTGGCCTTGGGTAAGGGATTCTTTCAAATGCCGCTCTTTGCTGATCATTATCCATTTTAAATTCTGATGTTTAAACACAGCAGTATACTTTCCCTTGTATTTTCCAATAAAGATTCTAGGCAGATGGTAGTACGAAATCTTCAATTTCAGTTTTTCAAAACCACTTCAGGTCACATTAGATAAATGCTGAGTTGCAGAGAGAATACTAATTGTTCTGTGTGTCCTTGGTGGAATACCCTGTTCCAAATTGGAAATAAAAGAGTATATATTACAATGAAACATTCAAGCTGACTTTCATTGAATTATGTTAGTACCTTACATAGTCAGAGAACGGATTACTATCATGTGCATATTGTAACATTTTTGTACAAGTAGTTTTTTACACATATTGTATAGAATGGCACTGTAGAAGCAGGAAGATTTAACAAGGAAGAATAACTCTTCTTCTTccagaaacatctgcatgatgctaagctagggcacatcatcagtgatgttacctagggtcatcaggtgtttcgggtctttcaacatcatacaccttcgcccaggcgacccgaccggggttgatcagaccccggcctgtgcCCTAGCAGCAGCCCAcggatctgccctctttatccagagccatcttgacactttctctgctgcatctgtggtggtagaaatggctctccttcttctctcttccgtgattccaagtgcagtgtaATACTTtgcagaattaaaatggttacCAAGAATGCAGAAGAAACTGGAGGATTTAGAGTGTGATGTGAATAATAACTTAAAATATGCCCTAAAATCTAAAGTTTTAACCATATTCTGTCGAGTTGGAACTCTTTAGGATGGGGAAGGGTCAGTTAAAACCAACAAGAAAATTAGCTGTTGACCATCCAACCCTAAATCAGATAAATTTGATCCTTCTTAATATACGCCATTTGAATCTCAGTGATAAAACTCTCTGCAAACTTAACTCCAAGTATACAATTCTTTGTCCGGACAATCCAATTGGAAATAGAAACTGAGAGTGAAAAAGACCCAACAAGactattctttaaaaaaaaccaCATTTCCCTGTGACACAGAAATGGGCCCCGCAAAGAACCACTTAATTAACCCTTTCATCATAATGACTGATCATAATCACCTTGCATCACCCACATGCTAGCAATCATTCCTGGGTCCCTGGATATGGCTTTTTACTCTCCAAATTAACAGTTGTTGCTTGCTGTCCTCCTCAATGTTCCTGGCAAGTTTCACCACAAGTCCATTCTTTGAAATTTCACTAGATATCACCTTTGAAAGCAACTGGACTACCTTGCCTCCACAATCCCACTGGAGAGTTATAACTTATCCCACTGGCACTGCAAGATATTCCTTGATAACTCTGCTTTAAGCCACCATTTTCTTCACTTAACAAAATGATAATTTCTATCATCCTTACCTGTCAATCTTCAagaattatatacagtatatataaccAAAATGAAAGTGATATCAGATATCAGAGTGGTGGCTTTTGACTCCTCAGTAGCTCACTCTGAAGTGTCGGAAACTGAGCTTGTATCAAGAAAACAATTATTCAGAACATGAGATCAAAGCAAAATCTGATGTTGATTTTGAGCAGATTTTTATTGTCTTGAAATGTCATAAAATCAATATAATAGGTTAAATGATTTAACTAATTACATTTACTGAAACAGGTATTCAGGAACTGGGGGGATTGAGATTACTCTGTGCCAGCATGGGAGAAAAGTGGGAGATGTAAGTCAACATAATACATTAATGGGAATTAACTATGTGGCCCTCTATTGGTcgaggtcgaccatggatgttgcgttcAAGCTATCTATGTTGTTGGTGCAGTGTCGTCTGTGGCTGACCATCAATGCAAAGGTTGTGTCTATAAATGGTCTCTGCTCTGCTGGAGATGCAGTATACCTTTCTATGGGCCCTGGTTGTCTTCTGGAACTTACTGGAATTTTTCCTCGCCTGACTTGTTTCTGGTGCGGTCGGCTTTGAGTTCCTTCCAGGACTCAATGTCCAGCGCCTTTGTGTTCTGCTTGCAGACATCCTTCTAGCACAGTTGTGGATGGACAGCCTTCTCTTGCCTGAAGCCAGCTCACCATAGAGAATGTCTTTTGGGATGTGGCCATCCTGCCTGCGGCAGACATGGCCCAGCCTACGCTGCCTGAGCGGGGTGTACACAGTAGGGAGGCCTGCACGAGAGAGAACCTCAGCACTGGGTACTCTGTATTTCCAGAAGATGCCCAAGATGCGTCAAAGACACCTTAAGTGGAAAGTGCAGAGCTTTCTCTCCTGCTTAGAGTATGTtgtccaggtctcgctgctgtCCAGCAGTGTGATGGTGACACAAGCATTGTGGACGGTCACCTTTGTTTTGACTGAGAGCTTGGAGTTCTCCCCAGCTTGGCAGGTTGTCGGTTTTTACATCGGTCATCACTGATGATGGACCCCTGGTATGTGAACTGATAAACAACATCCAGATTGTAGTTATTAACAGTAACGACTGGTGGTTCCTCCATCGGTTTGAAGTGACTGGTTTTCAGGCAACAGTAATCTACATTTGCCCCTTCTTCGTTATTAGAAATGATTcctccaggcttagtagctaaactacATGTGAAGACCGGgtgctggacttgattgtcagaggctatttgacatGCACGCtaatgggagcatttaatagtggaagcttatccctactatccacccctcccccatgaCAACCTTGGGAATTAAACACTAGCAGATAAAGATGATTATAATAACTACTTCAGTTCTGAAGATGAAGGGATTGAAGTAAACTGTTGAAAAGCAGAACAAAACAAGAATGGAACCAAAATTAAGAGTTATTCTTTATTCATAAATTAGTAAAGATATATCAACCATTATAGATTTAGTACAATATTACGCTTTTATGCAAGTTTTCAAAAATAAGCATAGGTTTGAAGAAGTAAATAACATCAAAGATTAGTTGGGAAATTGTGGACAATGAAGGAAAAGTTCTGAGAAAAATAAAAGGGGAATGACTCAAAGGTGTATGACAGGATCAGAAGAATTAAAAGAGTAAGGAGAGAGAATGAGTAAGCAAGCAAACAATAAGAAATCTACATTATAAAGCAAGAGACAAATTTTAAAAGTTGGTAGAAGGatgaaaaacattttaaaatggtTACACAATACTAGTATATCAGCAAAGAAAGTATCTTTAAAAGAAAGCACAACATTTACAGCTTTTAAAAATGGAAGTGAATTTTTGCGTACAGTCTTGCTTACCTCCCTGGCTGTAAGATTTTATCATCATTTTTACAATTTGCCACGGTCTCTCCAGTTGCAAACACTTGAATGAAGCAGTGAGCACAAGCTTCTCTGCTGTCTTAGGACTTGCAATGTCTTTTAATGATTCCCTGGAGTTTAAGCATCTACTCAAGTCCTTTCCTCCTGGCTTCCATTAAGAAAAGTTTTGCCAAGGAAAAGCAAGCAGTTGGATTTTTTTGAACAGACTGAGGGTTGTTTTGGATTTCTGCCTTTGGGGATTGGATAACTTTGCTTGGATCAAAGACTGCACGGATTCTGTAGAGTACTGCCTCTTTTCATGCAGACACTTGGAGATGTTTGAATAGCGATGATTGAAATAACTTCAATACAACATAGATCAGAGATCAAATTTCATTCAGAGATTGGGCGCACAGTAGCACAGCCAGAAATGCTGTTGGCTCATAGCTCCTGTGTCCTTGGTTCAGTCCTGTCCTCGGGTGCTGTCTGTGCgtaatttgcacattctccctgtgattgtgttTCCCTTCTGTGCTCTGATTCCTACCCATATCTGAAAAATGTGCTGATTGATAGCTTAAATAACTTCTGAAAATTATCCCGAGTATAGGTGCATAGTAGGTGTTGTTGGATACATGAAAGAGAATTCGCCACACAGAAATATGTGGGGCAAGAGGACTGACATTGAGGAGCTTGTTCTGAGAGCTAACACATACTCAGCAGGCTGAATGGACTCCTATATTGTCGGGAAATGTGAGGTGAATAGGAAGGCAGAGAACTTGAAAATTAGTTACAGGTAGAAATACAGCAATATCATATCACACAAGTAAACATATTTAGCTAAACACAATGGATCAGAGACGAGATGTGGATATAGCAATGTCGCACGGATAAAAATATTGAAATAGAAAGTGATAGCCAAAGTGATTAATGGAAGACTAGGTGGGCGGATGGtagaaaaagattagaagataatGATTCTGTGGGAGATTGTTTATAAATTTTATCTGATTACATTCACCTTGTTGAATGATGTTTAATATGTCATAAGACTCACAGAATTACAAAGCTATCTCAGGACAATTCACAATTATATACATCTCTGAAGCAACTAATCATCTAAAATTCCACAATTTACAACACAAAAGCACTGCTGATATGTATTGGTCATTATGTACAAAAGGTATCTCTTGCCCGTGCTGTGGaccttttctattttttttttcattagctGTACTAGGGTGATGTACATTTCAGACtcagaaaaccagaggtccatgagccagtcctcattgggggagacagtcagcaactttaaattcctcgtgttatcatttcagaggacctgtcctgggcccagcatgcaagtgcatttatgaagaaagcatggcagtgcctctacttcctcaggagtttgcaaagattcaacatgacatctaaaacttgttcaacttctatagatgtgtggtagagggtatattgactggctgcatcacagcctggtatgaaaacaccaatgtccttgaatggaaaatcctaaaaagatgtagtggatatggtccagtccatcacaagtaaagcctccacatccacatggagcgttgttgcaggaaagcagcatccatcatcagggaccccaccagaaaggtcattctctcttcttgctgcagtcataaggaagaaggtaaaggagcctcaggacccacaccacctgctctaagaacaattattaccactcaaccatcaggctcttgaatcaaaggggataacctcacctGATGATagtcccatcattgaactgttcccacaacctatggactcactttcaatgacttttcatctcatgttctcgatatttattgtttatttattattaacccATTTTAAAAAGTTTGTCTATCCAGAACAAACCTAAGTGTGTTGGCAGATGACCTTTTGACACCCTGTTCTCCTGAGACTCAGCTGGCAATGAGATGAGGGTGGATGTTCCCAGTGATAAGCTGCTGCCTGTGGTTTGCATGGTAGGGCGTCCGTTGTGCACCTCTGGCATGGCCTTGTGCACTATAATGATATAATGCATGAAATGTAGAGGTGGAAGCAGAATAAAAAAGGCTGCTGTGTCTTAGTCCATGACCCTCAGTTCAGTCCACTGAACACGTCGACTATACTAGCAATAATACCTCTGGGTGTGAAGTGAACTGGATTTGTagaattttatttttcatttgacTGGTATCAAAACTGTCTGTTCTTATATTTAGCATTCATGCCTTCTTTGATCAGATGCTTTGTagcaaagcttgcagatgatacaaaggtaggtggaggagtaggtagtgctgagctgaggaagcaatgcaattgcagaaggacttagacaatctggaagaatgggcaaaaaagtggcagatggaatacagcgttgggaaatgtatgataatgcattttggtaaaaggaacaaaaatgcaaactattatctaaatggggagaaaattcaaacatcagaggtgtgaAGGGACTTAGgattcctcatgcaagactcccagaaggttaatttacaggttgagtctttgataaagaaggcaaatgcaatgttggcatttatttcaaggggaataaaatataaaggcaaagagataatgccaaggctttataagacactagtcaagccacacttggagtattgtcaacagttttgggccccatatcccagaaaggatgtgttgt from the Mobula birostris isolate sMobBir1 chromosome 9, sMobBir1.hap1, whole genome shotgun sequence genome contains:
- the LOC140203283 gene encoding achaete-scute homolog 4-like, encoding MSLARVHDYFGVPFSEGLPLAFPVDTAYFEGTLHEAYASRLPYLPVHSHLGINDYSFEPAFIRKRNERERQRVRYVNEGYARLREHLPEDFADKRLSKVETLRAAISYIKHLQELLNPSKVKEKALPSRAAEFHKLPCPMPRREGNSDGESKSPSPFSEFGELSN